From a single Pseudomonas triticicola genomic region:
- a CDS encoding DUF4142 domain-containing protein — MDGFNLRHLALAVALSAGMGSAFAATDNDFVDNAAAGGIAEIETSRLALEKSQSADIKAFANQMITDHSKANDELAAIAKANDIEVPDTTTLVKQAKEKILDMRDESFDAAYANNQVKAHEETIELFKKQANTVTDDKAKGATELKAFAQKMLPALEKHLAHAKELQAKHPSK, encoded by the coding sequence ATGGACGGATTCAACCTGCGTCATCTCGCTCTGGCTGTTGCACTGTCTGCCGGCATGGGCAGCGCCTTTGCCGCGACCGACAATGACTTTGTCGATAACGCCGCCGCCGGCGGCATCGCTGAAATCGAAACCAGCCGCCTGGCGCTGGAAAAAAGCCAGTCAGCTGACATCAAAGCCTTTGCCAATCAGATGATCACCGATCACAGCAAAGCCAACGATGAGCTGGCAGCAATTGCCAAGGCCAACGACATCGAAGTCCCGGACACCACCACCCTGGTCAAACAGGCCAAGGAAAAGATTCTCGACATGCGCGATGAATCCTTCGATGCTGCCTACGCCAACAACCAGGTCAAGGCTCACGAAGAAACCATCGAGCTGTTCAAGAAACAGGCTAACACCGTGACCGATGACAAGGCCAAAGGCGCCACTGAACTGAAAGCGTTCGCGCAGAAGATGCTGCCAGCGCTGGAAAAACACCTGGCCCACGCCAAAGAGCTGCAAGCCAAACATCCGAGCAAGTAA
- a CDS encoding DUF465 domain-containing protein, with protein MPVSHDLYQDLGCKKEEIEQKRSEDAKLDSLLNKYFDVDKAVVEAENAQSDAPTDDELKKLKEKRVIVKEQIVAQLAGQPLTGQ; from the coding sequence ATGCCGGTTTCACATGATCTGTATCAGGACCTGGGCTGCAAAAAGGAAGAGATCGAGCAAAAACGCTCCGAGGACGCGAAGCTGGATTCGCTGCTCAACAAGTATTTCGATGTCGATAAAGCGGTCGTCGAGGCCGAGAACGCCCAGTCCGATGCCCCCACTGACGACGAGCTGAAAAAGCTCAAAGAGAAGCGTGTGATCGTCAAGGAACAGATCGTCGCCCAACTGGCCGGGCAGCCGCTGACGGGACAGTAA